Below is a genomic region from Pontibacillus yanchengensis.
TATGAAGTGGAGTTAACAAGGATTTTTCTGGTTGATCAGTTGTGATTTCGCTGAAATCAGAACCTGACATAAACCGACGACCGTTTGTGGTTGGTCTATATTTTTTAATCGCCATCTGTTTACCCTCCTTTATTGTTGAAGTTTATTTATTATGCACCTTCGAAGAATTCAAGGTCTTGGCTATCTTCAGTTAACGTTACAATAGCTTTTTTACTATCTGAACGGTAACCTCCATAACGACCCATACGCTTGAATTTACCTTTAGTGTTCATTGTGTTTACTTTTTCAACTTTAACATCAAAGATTGTTTGAATAGCTTCTTTGATTTCAGTCTTATTTGAATCTGCATCAACTTCGAATGTATATTTTTTCTCAGCCATTATATCAGCAGATTGTTCTGTGATAATGGGGCGCTTAATAATATCACGTGGATCTTTCATTATGCAAGCACCTCCCCTGCTTTTTCAGCTGCTTCTTTAGTTAAAATCAGCTTGTCATGCGTTAGCAAGTCAAGTACATTTACTTGATCAAGTGTTACGGCTTTAACACCAGGAATGTTGTTAGAAGAACGAACAACGTTTTCGTCATGGTCAACTGTAACAATTAGAGCTTCTTTTGCACTAAGTCCGTTTAGTAGGTTCGCAACTTCTTTTGTCTTTGGAGCTTCAAGTGAAAGACTCTCAAGTACGAAAAGGTCATTGCTTGCTGCTTTTTCAGAAAGAGCAGATTTTAGAGCTAAACGACGTACTTTTTTAGGTAGCTTGTAGCTGTAACTGCGTGGTGTAGGACCAAATACAGTACCACCACCTACCCATTGTGGTGAACGGATGGAACCTTGACGAGCACGTCCTGTTCCTTTTTGACGCCACGGTTTGCTTCCTCCGCCACTTACTTCTGATCTGTTCTTAACTTCATGAGTACCTTGACGTAATGATGCGCGTTGCATCAATACAGTCTCATGCATAACATGTTCATTTGGTTCAATACCAAAAACGGCATCAGCTAATTCTACATCACCAACTTGAGAACCGCTTTGGTTATAAAGTGTTATTTTAGGCATGACTTATCCTCCCTTCGTTTTGTAATTAATGGACCGCGCTTGGGCCTGTAATTTTAACGTAAGATTTCTTCGCACCAGGTACATTACCTTTAACAAGTAGAAGGTTACGTTCTTCGTCTACTTTAACAACCTCAAGGTTTTGGATTGTTACTGTTCTAGCACCCATTTGACCAGGTAGTTTTTTACCTTTGAAAACGTGCATAGAGTTAATGTCACCCATTGTACCTGGACGACGGTGGTAACGAGAACCGTGTGTTAGTGGTCCAGTGGATTGGTTATGGCGCTTGATTGCACCTTGGAAACCTTTCCCCTTAGAAGTACCAGTAACATCAATTTTGTCTCCAGCTGCAAATACGTTTACAGAAACCTCTTGACCCATTTCGTAGTCTTCAAGGTTTGTATCACGGAATTCACGAATGAAGCGCTTAGGAGTTGTTTCAGCTTTTTCAACATGGCCTTTAACAGGCTTGTTAGCTAACTTTACGCGCTTTTCAGCGAATCCTAACTGGATTGCTTCATATCCATCATTTTCAACTGTTTTCTTTTGAAGAACAACGTTTGGTTCTGCTTGAATAACAGTTACTGGTGTTAACTCGCCATTGTCATTGAAAAGCTGAGTCATACCAATTTTACGACCTAAGATTCCTTTCGTCATCCGTTACACCTCCTATTTCGTTCGTATTATTTATAATTTAATTTCAATGTCCACTCCGGATGGTAAATCTAAACGCATTAGTGAGTCAACCGTTTGTGGTGTTGGATTAACAATGTCAATCAAACGTTTATGCGTACGCATTTCAAATTGCTCACGAGCATCTTTGAATTTATGTGTAGCACGTAGAATCGTATAGATAGATCGATCTGTAGGAAGCGGGATTGGACCAGATACATTAGCACCGGAACGCTTCGCTGTGTCTACGATTTTTTCAGCGGATTGATCAAGAATACGGTGATCATACGCCTTTAAACGGATACGGATTTTCTCTTTTGCCATTATTTTCCCTCCTTTTTTCGCCCATTTTAGTAATAGACATTCTCCGCGAAAATTCATCCTGACCGCCCTGCCATGGCAAAGGGGCCGGGTGTGTCAGCAACCTTTCGCTTCATCGCCTTTTATGACCAACATTATTCATTATAATAAATAGTTAGTCCATATGCAAGAGTGAATTCAATATTCATCGAATGAATTCGCACTTTTAATATTATACAAATCATATAGACACAAATCAAGGGGGTAATTATAATTTCTATCATTTCTTATAGTTTTAGATTCTGATTTCGAGTTTCTTCTATTATAATGTGTTGATTTGTTATTACTCTTTTTACTATGAAAATGCTCACTAATCTATTACCCTCTGAAGATTTGTGGATTATGTACTTCTAAAACTAGACACCCACTCAAAATAGTCTCCCTAATCCTTAATCCCTTAATTATCATTTGTTAACCTTTCCATAACTATTGAACATAAGAACTAGAAAATGATAGCAGCAGAATAAATCGGGTACTTTTTAAGCTTGGGTACTAACCGTAAATGCCGAATGAAGCCCCCCAGCTTTTCGAAACAGGATTGCTACTCCCCATGGTACATACTCCATTGCAACCATAATCATGCTGTTACTTATTTCAAGATATATAAACAAGTAATATGTAAATCAAGGTTGAATAGATCGGTTAAAGAATAACCCAGTGGTTTCAGTTTAGCTAATTAGTGCAGAGGATTGCTGCAGAATATAGAGGATAATAAATCTTACCATACTGGAGATTTAAAAAAAGAGTTATGCGATACTAGCGAAAAGAACACCAGTCGATACGGATACGTAATCCATAAGTCACCACTTTTAAAATTTGATATACAAGAACAAAAGCGCAAGCGCCCCCTTAGAGGCGTAAAAACTGGATGCAACGTATGAGATAAAGGAAACACGAAGAGCGCAAACGTTCGATGTTGATTTATTATAAGGAGATGCAGGAAGATTACTAGTCGCTGCGCTCTGGAGCTGGACGTGGCCCCTATACATATTAAGTTATACACAAGCCAACCTTTTTATAGTACGCTAGACAACGAAAAAAAGCAGTGAGCTTGAAAGCTCACTGCTTTTAATAATCTTTAAAGATTACTCAACGATTTTAGAAACAACGCCAGCGCCTACTGTACGTCCGCCTTCACGGATTGAGAACTTAGTACCATCTTCGATAGCGATTTTGGAGATAAGCTCAACATCCATTTCAACGTTGTCACCAGGCATAACCATTTCAACGCCTTCAGGTAGCTGAATAACGCCAGTTACGTCTGTAGTACGGAAATAGAACTGTGGGCGATAGTTGTTGAAGAATGGAGTATGACGTCCACCTTCTTCTTTAGAAAGTACATAAACCTCAGCTTTGTACTTATGGTGTGGAGTAATCGTACCTGGCTTAGCAAGTACTTGTCCACGGTTGATGTCGTCACGGTTCACACCACGTAGTAGTGCACCGATATTGTCACCAGCTTCTGCATAGTCAAGAAGCTTACGGAACATTTCTACACCAGTAACAGTAGTCTTGAATGCTTGTTCTGCCATACCGATGATTTCAACGTCGTCACCAACTTTGATAGTTCCGCGCTCAACACGACCAGTAGCAACAGTACCACGGCCTGTGATTGAGAATACGTCCTCAATAGGCATCATGAATGGCTTGTCGTGGTCACGTTCTGGAGTTGGGATGTACTCATCAACAGCTTCCATAAGTTCGAAGATACGGTTAACATACTCTTCGTCACCTTCAAGTGCTTTTAGAGCAGAACCTTTTACAACTGGTACGTCATCGCCAGGGAATTCGTACTCAGATAGAAGATCGCGAACTTCCATTTCAACTAGTTCTAGAAGTTCTTCGTCGTCTACCATGTCAGTTTTGTTAAGGAATACTGCAATAGCAGGTACACCAACCTGACGAGAAAGTAGGATGTGCTCACGAGTTTGTGGCATTGGTCCGTCAGCTGCAGAGACAACTAGGATCGCACCGTCCATTTGTGCTGCACCAGTAATCATGTTTTTAACATAGTCAGCGTGCCCTGGGCAGTCAACGTGTGCATAGTGACGGTTGTCAGTTTCGTACTCAACGTGTGCAGTCGCGATTGTGATTCCACGCTCGCGCTCTTCTGGAGCACCGTCGATTTGGTCATATGCCATTGCTGTACCTGAACCTGAACGATTGTGTAGGCATGTAGTGATTGCTGCAGTTAATGTAGTTTTACCATGGTCAACGTGTCCAATTGTCCCGATATTGACGTGGGCCTTGGAACGGTCAAATTTTTCTTTACCCATTAAAAACTTCCTCCTTTAAATATGCAAAGTTATAATTATAAACTAAATTTATTTGTGGCATAGAATCGAAACGATGTCTACACACGAATCGATTCTATACTTACAATACAAGTTATACTTGAAGTTCGTCAAAAAATCAATTATTGACCAGAATTTTTCTTAACAATTTCTTCAGAAATGCTCTTCGGTACTTCTTCATAGTGAGAGAAGTGCATTGTGTACGTTCCACGACCTTGCGTGTTGGAACGTAAGCTCGTTGCATAACCAAACATTTCAGAAAGTGGTACGAAAGCTTTTACAAGCTGAGCAGAACCACGAGTATCCATACCTTCTACACGTCCACGACGGGAAGTTACGTCACCCATGATATCACCCATGTACTCTTCTGGAATAACGATCTCAACTTTCATCATTGGCTCAAGAAGAACTGGTTTACACTTGTTCTTCGCTTCTTTAAGAGCCATAGAAGCTGCAACTTTATAAGCCATTTCATTGGAGTCAACATCGTGGTAAGAACCATCAAATAGAGTCGCTTTAATATCGATTAATGGATAACCAGCAACAACCCCATTTTCCATAGCTTCTCCAATACCTTGTTGAACAGATGCGATGTATTCACGAGGAATTACACCACCAACGATTTTGTTGTTGAACTCAAAGCCAGCGCCTTCTTCGTTTGGTTCGAATGTAACCCAAACGTGACCGTATTGTCCACGACCACCAGACTGACGTACGAATTTACCTTCAACATCAGCTGAGCCACGGAACGTTTCACGGTAAGCAACTTGTGGGTTACCAATGTTCGCTTCTACCTTGAACTCAACCTTCAAACGGTCAACGATAACGTCAAGGTGAAGTTCACCCATACCAGAGATAATCGTTTGTCCTGTTTCTACGTTTGTTTCTGTTTTGAAAGTAGGGTCTTCTTCAGCTAGCTTCGTTAGAGCAACTGCCATCTTGTCTTGGTCTGCTTTAGATTTCGGCTCAATGGCAACTGAGATAACTGGGTCAGGGAAGTCCATGGATTCAAGAATAACAAGGTTCTTTTCATCACAAAGTGTGTCACCTGTTGCAGTATCTTTCAAACCAACACCAGCTGCGATATCTCCTGCATATACTTCGGAGATCTCTTGACGGGAGTTTGCGTGCATTTGTAGGATACGACCTACACGCTCACGCTTATCCTTAGTAGAGTTTCTTACGTATGAACCGGAGCTTAGAACACCAGAGTACACACGGAAGAATGTTAGTTTACCAACGTAAGGGTCCGTCATAACCTTAAAGGCTAGTGCAGAGAATGGTTCTTTGTCGTCTGGACGACGAACAACTTCTTCTTCTGTACGTGGAACGAAACCTTCGATTGGTGGCACATCAAGAGGTGAAGGTAGATAATCGATGACCGCATCAATTAGTAACTGTACACCTTTATTCTTGAATGCAGAACCGCAAAGTACTGGATAGAAATCAACGCTTAGGGTAGCTTTACGAATAGCTTTCATAAGCTCATCGTTAGAGATTTCTTCTCCTTCAAGGTACTTCATCATTAGATCCTCATCTGATTCTGCAACACCTTCAACTAGCTTTCCGCGATATTCATCAGCAATTTCCTTGTGGCTGTCAGGGATTTCACGAGCTTCAGCACGTGTCCCTAAATCATCAAGGTAATAGTATGCTTGCATTCCGATTAGGTCAATTACACCTTCGAAATGATCCTCTGCACCAATCGGCAGTTGGATTGGGTGTGCATTAGCACCTAAACGATCTTGTAGTGTACCTACGGAGTAAAGGAAATCAGCTCCTACTTTGTCCATCTTGTTAACGAAAACAATACGTGGAACACCGTAAGTAGTAGCCTGACGCCATACTGTTTCAGTTTGTGGTTCAACACCTGACTGTGCATCAAGTACTGCCACGGAACCGTCAAGTACACGAAGGGAACGTTCAACTTCAACTGTGAAGTCTACGTGTCCAGGAGTATCGATAATGTTAATACGATGATCCTTCCACTGAGCTGTTGTCGCAGCTGAAGTGATTGTAATTCCGCGTTCTTGTTCCTGTGACATCCAGTCCATTTGAGAAGCACCTTCGTGTGTTTCTCCTAGCTTGTGAATGCGTCCTGTGTAGAAAAGAATACGCTCGGTAGCAGTTGTTTTACCCGCATCAATGTGCGCCATGATACCAATGTTACGTGTCTTCTCCAAGGAGAACTCTCTTGGCATGAATTCTTCTCCTTCCTATTGGGTGGTATAGTGTTGGTTTCGCTATTACCAGCGATAGTGAGCAAATGCTTTGTTTGCTTCAGCCATTTTGTGAACATCTTCGCGTTTCTTAACAGAAGCGCCAGTGTTGTTCGCAGCGTCTAGAATTTCATTAGCTAAACGCTCTTCCATTGTTTTCTCACCGCGAAGACGAGAATAATTCACGACCCAACGTAGTCCTAGTGCTTGACGACGCTCAGGGCGTACTTCAACTGGTACCTGATAGTTAGATCCACCTACACGACGTGCTCTAACCTCAAGTACTGGCATTACGTTTTTAAGTGCTTGTTCAAAAGTTTCCATAGCGTCATTTCCGCTACGCTCTTGTACAAGATCGAAAGCTTTGTAAAGAATTTTTTGCGCTTTACCGCGTCGTCCGTCCACCATGATTTGGTTGATAAGGCGAGTTACAAGCTTTGAGTTGTACATTGGGTCCGGTAAGACATCACGCTTTGGTACTGGTCCTTTACGTGGCATATGTCCCCCTCCTTTCAAGAGTAGTTACTATTTTTTTATCTAACATGCATCGAGTCATGCATTACTTTTTAGGCTTTTTCGTTCCGTACTTGGAACGACCTTGCATACGGCCTTCAACACCTGCTGTATCAAGTGCGCCACGAACGATGTGGTAACGCACACCTGGTAAGTCCTTAACACGACCGCCACGGATAAGAACAACACTGTGCTCTTGTAGGTTGTGGCCAATACCAGGGATATACGCAGTAACCTCAATGCTGTTTGTCAAACGAACACGTGCATATTTACGAAGTGCAGAGTTCGGTTTCTTTGGTGTTAGTGTCCCAACACGCGTGCAAACACCACGCTTTTGAGGTGATGAAAGATCAGTAAAACGCTTTTTAAAGCTATTGTAACCTTTGTTTAGGGCTGGAGAGTCAGACTTTTTCGTCTTAGAAACACGCCCTTTGCGTACTAATTGGTTAATAGTAGGCATTCTATTTTCCTCCCTTCAAATCTAATTGAGTAAAACCACACATCCAGGTGGTTCATAAATAGGCAAAAAACAAAGCTTTCGCGAATGACAGAATCATACCGCCAAAACTTCACTGCTTTATCGCCACTACAGCTGCTCCAACGTCGATCCCACAAGCTCTTCCTAATTTATTCATAGAATCTACTTGTGTAACTGGAGTTGTTAGCTCCTCGGCAAGACGCAGAACTCTAGTAGTTACTTGCTGTTCAGCATCTTCAGCAATGATAACTTCTTGAACTTTACCATGTTTCATAGCTTTCATGGTTTGTTTAGTTCCGATGACTATATTCGGCTTGGCCTGTGCTACTTTTTCATAAGACATATAAAATATCCTCCAAAGTAACAAGGATAAATGGAAGCACCTTGAATATAGTATCACTCACCTATCGTAATGTCAACGTAGTTTGAATGATTTTTTCAAGATACTTCCGTAATTATCACTTGCAACATCAACTTAATGATTTAGGATTGGGTAATCTCTTCAGGCTCTTCTGCCTTAATCATATCTTCTGTTAGTTCATCTGATGCAGGTTGAACACTGCGATATCTAGGCATTCCAGTACCAGCTGGTACAAGCTTACCAATGATAACATTCTCTTTAAGACCAAGCAATTCATCACGTTTTCCTTTAATTGCAGCATCTGTAAGAACACGTGTTGTTTCTTGGAAGGACGCTGCTGATAAGAAGGAATCTGTTTCAAGTGATGCCTTGGTAATTCCGAGAAGTACTGGACGGCCAAATGCCGGTTGTTTACCAGTAAGCAATGCAGATTCATTAGCTTCTTTGAATTGGTGAATCTCAAGTAAGGAGCCAGGTAGAACATCTGTGTCACCAGCATCATGTACTCGGATTTTACGAAGCATCTGACGAACCATAACTTCAACGTGCTTGTCGCCGATTTCAACACCTTGCATACGATATACTTTTTGTACCTCTTTTAGCAAGTACGTTTCAACGCCTTCTAAGCCTTGGATTTTCAATAGATCTTTTGGATCAATTGAACCTTCTGTTAATGGTTCACCTGCGATGACAGAGTCACCAACAGCAACTTTCATACGAGCACCATAGGAAGCAGTATAGCTACGCTTTTCAACTTCACCTTGAATGGCAATCTCTAGTTTGTCTTTCACTTCATTAACTTCCTCTACTGTACCATGAATTTCACTGATTACAGCTTGCCCTTTCGGGTTACGAGCTTCGAATAACTCTTGGATACGAGGAAGACCTTGTGTGATGTCATCTCCCGCAACACCACCTGTGTGGAAGGTACGCATTGTAAGCTGAGTACCAGGTTCACCGATTGATTGTGCTGCGATGATTCCAACTGCTTCTCCAACTTCAACTTCGGAACCAGTAGCAAGGTTACGGCCGTAACACTTCTTACATACACCGTGGTGTGTGTTACATGTAAACACAGAGCGGATAACTGCAGTTTTAACACCAGAGTCAGAAATGTACTTAGCTGCATCTTCTGAAATAACTTCATTAGGTTTCGCTAGCACTTCCCCTGTTTCTGGATGCTTAATGGTTTGATAAGCAGTACGCCCAACAAGACGATCCACAATTGGTTCGATCATTTCAGTACCTTCACGTAAATCCATTACCTCTAAGCCACGGTCTGTTCCGCAATCGTCCTCTCGAACGATTACGTCCTGAGCCACGTCAACAAGACGACGAGTCAGATAACCTGAGTCGGCAGTCTTAAGTGCTGTATCGGCAAGACCTTTACGCGCACCGTGAGTGGAAATAAAGTACTCAAGTACCGTTAAACCTTCACGGAAACTGGACTTGATCGGTAACTCAATAATCTTACCAGCCGGATTGGCCATAAGACCACGCATACCAGCTAACTGTGTAAAGTTAGATGCGTTACCACGTGCACCAGAATCACTCATCATGAAGATAGGGTTCGTTGGGTCTAAGGATTTCATTAGACGTTCTTGAATGTCGTCTTTGGCTGCTGACCATATAGCGATAACACGATCATAACGCTCATCATCCGTAATAAGACCACGACGGAATTGTTTCATAACCTTATCTACTTTGCCTTGAGCTTCATCAAGAATTTCTTGTTTTTCAGGAAGTACAACGATGTCAGAGACACCTACTGTTATACCTGCTTTAGTGGAATAAGCGAAACCAAGATCCTTCATACGGTCAAGCATTCTAGATGTTTCACTAATCTTAAAGCGTTTGAATACTTCAGCGATTACATTACCAAGAATCTTCTTCTTGAATGGTTCTACAAGCTCACGACCCTGAATGTTTTCTACTACATTTGTTCCTTTAGGGATGAAGTAATGTTCAGGAGTTCGTTCTTCAAGATTAGATTGCGTTGGTTCGTTAATATATGGGAACGACTCTGGCAGAATCTCGTTAAATATCAGTTTACCAACAGTAGTAATTAGCAGCTGGTTGTTTTGTTCTTCAGTGAATGTTCCATTATCCAAGGAAGAAGCTTGCACAGCTACACGAGTGTGTAGGTGAACATATCCATTCTGGTAAGCAATTAGAGCTTCATGAGTATCCTTGAATACTTTACCTTCACCAATAGCACCTTCACGTTCAAGAGTAAGGTAATAGTTACCTAATACCATGTCCTGCGAAGGAGTAACAACTGGCTTACCATCTTTAGGGTTTAAGATGTTTTGAGCTGCTAGCATTAAAATACGAGCTTCAGCTTGCGCTTCTGCAGATAAAGGTACGTGAACAGCCATTTGGTCACCGTCAAAGTCTGCGTTGTAAGCCGTACATACTAGAGGGTGAAGTCGAATTGCTCGACCTTCAACTAGTGTAGGTTCGAACGCTTGAATACCTAAACGGTGAAGCGTTGGTGCACGGTTAAGAAGCACTGGATGCTCTTTAATTACCTCTTCTAGCACATCCCATACTTCTGGGTGAATGCGCTCGATTTTACGCTTAGCAGATTTAATATTGTGTGCAAGTCCTCTATCAACTAACTCTCTCATAACAAATGGCTTGAATAGCTCAAGAGCCATTTCTTTTGGAAGGCCAACTTGGTACATCTTCAGACTAGGTCCAACTACGATAACGGAACGACCTGAGTAGTCAACACGTTTACCTAGAAGGTTCTGACGGAAACGACCTTGCTTACCTTTAAGCATGTGAGACAGTGATTTTAAAGGACGATTTCCTGGTCCAGTAACTGGACGTCCACGACGACCATTATCGATTAGGGCGTCAACAGATTCTTGAAGCATACGTTTTTCGTTCTGCACGATAATTGTAGGAGCTCCAAGATCTAACAGACGCTTAAGGCGGTTATTACGGTTAATAACACGACGATATAAGTCGTTTAAATCGGAAGTCGCAAAACGACCACCATCCAATTGAACCATTGGACGTATTTCTGGAGGTATAACCGGAAGTACATCTAGAATCATCCATGAAGGATCATTACCAGATCCACGGAAGGCCTCTAGTACTTCTAAACGCTTAATAGCGCGAGTACGTCGCTGACCTTGAGCAGTTTTAAGTTCTTCCTTAAGTGTTTCTACCTCTTTATCAAGATCAATGTCTTGTAGCAATCTACGAATAGATTCCGCGCCCATCATTGCTTGAAATGATTTCCCGTATTTTTCACGGTAAGTGCGGTATTCTTTTTCTGATAGTAATTGCTTTTTCTCAAGTGCTGTGTCACCTGGGTCTGTAACCACATAAGCCGCAAAGTAAATAACTTCTTCAAGGGCACGTGGTGACATATCAAGTACAAGACCCATACGACTTGGGATGCCTTTGAAATACCAGATGTGAGAGACAGGGGCAGCTAGTTCTAAGTGCCCCATACGCTCACGACGTACTTTTGCTTTTGTAACCTCTACTCCACAACGGTCACAAACAATCCCTTTGTAGCGCACGCGTTTGTATTTACCGCAGTGACATTCCCAATCCTTTGTAGGACCAAAAATACGTTCACAAAACAGTCCATCTTTTTCAGGTTTTAATGTACGATAGTTAATCGTTTCTGGCTTCTTCACCTCACCAAAAGACCAAGAGCGTATCTTGTCTGGTGAAGCTAAACCAATTTTCATATATTCAAAATTATTTACATCTAGCAAGGGGCCTACCTCCCTTATAGTATCCAGGTTTTACCCTAAGCTTAGAAATACAACGTCTCAAGCTTTTATTCAATTTCGTCCTTTGGATCTCCATCTAAATTCAGCTTTTCTGCTGATTGTGTTTCCTCTTCTTCAATATCACGGATATCAATCTCTGTTTCGTCAGCAGATAACATCTTCACATCCATACCAAGACTTTGTAATTCTTTGATTAATACTTTGAATGATTCTGGAATACCTGGTTCAGGTACATTGGAACCTTTCACGATGGATTCATACGTTTTAACACGACCAACGACATCATCCGACTTAACCGTTAGAATTTCTTGTAACGTGTATGCAGCACCATATGCTTCTAATGCCCATACCTCCATCTCACCAAAACGCTGTCCACCAAATTGAGCTTTACCACCCAATGGTTGTTGCGTAACTAGGGAGTAAGGTCCAGTTGAACGGGCGTGAAGCTTATCGTCTACCATGTGCGCTAGTTTAATCATATACATAACGCCCACGGATACACGGTTATCAAAAGGTTCACCTGTTCGTCCATCATAAAGAATCGTTTTCGCATCTCGAGCCATTCCAGCTTCCTGCAATGTTTCCCATACGTCTTCTTCCCGAGCACCGTCAAATACAGGGGTTGCCACATGAATGCCTAGCTCTCGAGCAGCCATACCTAAGTGTAGCTCTAATACCTGACCGATGTTCATACGTGAAGGTACACCTAATGGGTTTAACATGACATCGACTGGTGTTCCATCTGGCAAGTATGGCATGTCTTCTTCAGGAAGAATACGGGAAATAACACCCTTGTTTCCGTGACGACCTGCCATTTTGTCCCCTTCTGAAATCTTACGTTTTTGTACGATATAAACACGTACAAGTTGGTTAACTCCAGGAGGTAACTCATCACCGTCTTCACGGTTGAAGATTTTCACGTCTAGCACAATACCGCCAGCACCATGTGGTACGCGTAGAGATGTATCACGTACTTCGCGTGCTTTCTCACCGAAGATTGCATGTAATAAACGTTCTTCTGCAGATAGCTCTGTTACACCTTTTGGCGTCACCTTACCAACTAGTAAGTCACCATCGCTAACTTCAGCACCCACACGAATAATACCGCGATCATCTAAGTCTCGTAGCGCGTCTTCTCCAACGTTTGGAATGTCTCTAGTGATTTCTTCAGGTCCTAGCTTCGTATCACGAGCTTCTGATTCATACTCTTCAATGTGAATAGAAGTGTACACGTCGTCTTTCACAAGACGTTCGCTCATGATGATAGCATCCTCATAGTTATAGCCATCCCATGTCATGAATGCAACTAGAGGGTTTTTACCTAATGCTAATTCACCTTTTTCCATAGAAGGGCCGTCAGCAAGGATTTCACCTTGTTCTACACGGTCACCGGCACTTACTATTGGTTTCTGGTTATAACAAGTACCTTGGTTCGAACGGATAAATTTCTGGAAACGATAGCGATCAAGGTCACCTTGAACCTCTTTGCCATCTACCATGGATATACGACGAACTTGAACTTCTTTAGCATCAACACGTTCAACAATACCTTCATGCTTCGCCAATACAGCTGCACCGGAGTCTTTACCTGATACATACTCCATGCCAGTACCTACAATTGGTGATTCTGGCTCCATCAATGGTACTGCCTGACGCTGCATGTTCGCGCCCATTAGGGAACGGTTGGAGTCATCATTTTCAAGGAACGGAATACATGCTGTTGCCGCAGAAACAACCTGCTTAGGAGAAACGTCCATGTAATCAAGACGTTCACGTTTCACTGCAGTGTTTTCACCACGGAAACGAGCGATAACCTCCTCATCTGTGAAGGCCCCATCTTCATCAAGCTTCGCGTTTGCCTGTGCAACAACGTAGTTGTCTTCTTCATCTGCTGTAAGATAGTCAATCTGCGCTGTAACTTTATTCGTTTCTGGATCAACACGACGATAAGGTGTCTCGATAAACC
It encodes:
- the rpoB gene encoding DNA-directed RNA polymerase subunit beta, with translation MTGQLVQYGRHRQRRSYARISEVLELPNLIEIQTASYDWFLEEGLREMFQDISPIEDFTGNLSLEFVDYTLGEPKYPVDESKERDVTYSAPLRVKVRLLNKETGEVKEQEVFMGDFPLMTDVGTFVINGAERIIVSQLVRSPSVYFSPKVDKNGKKGYTATVIPNRGAWLEFETDAKDVAHVRIDRTRKLPITVLLRALGFGTDQEIIDLIGENEFLKNTLEKDNTENSEKALLEIYERLRPGEPPTVENAKSLLISRFFDPKRYDLAHVGRYKINKKLHIKNRLFNQVLAETLVDPETGEVLANEGDKLDRRLLDKIIPYLEGNEEDNLGDSVIEPNEGVLDDSVRIQSIKIVDPTDPEGEKSLNVIGNAQIDHSTKNITQSDIIAAVSYFFNLLHNVGGTDDIDHLGNRRLRSVGELLQNQFRIGLSRMERVVRERMSIQDTASITPQQLINIRPVIASIKEFFGSSQLSQFMDQTNPLAELTHKRRLSALGPGGLTRERAGFEVRDVHYSHYGRMCPIETPEGPNIGLINSLSSYAKVNKFGFIETPYRRVDPETNKVTAQIDYLTADEEDNYVVAQANAKLDEDGAFTDEEVIARFRGENTAVKRERLDYMDVSPKQVVSAATACIPFLENDDSNRSLMGANMQRQAVPLMEPESPIVGTGMEYVSGKDSGAAVLAKHEGIVERVDAKEVQVRRISMVDGKEVQGDLDRYRFQKFIRSNQGTCYNQKPIVSAGDRVEQGEILADGPSMEKGELALGKNPLVAFMTWDGYNYEDAIIMSERLVKDDVYTSIHIEEYESEARDTKLGPEEITRDIPNVGEDALRDLDDRGIIRVGAEVSDGDLLVGKVTPKGVTELSAEERLLHAIFGEKAREVRDTSLRVPHGAGGIVLDVKIFNREDGDELPPGVNQLVRVYIVQKRKISEGDKMAGRHGNKGVISRILPEEDMPYLPDGTPVDVMLNPLGVPSRMNIGQVLELHLGMAARELGIHVATPVFDGAREEDVWETLQEAGMARDAKTILYDGRTGEPFDNRVSVGVMYMIKLAHMVDDKLHARSTGPYSLVTQQPLGGKAQFGGQRFGEMEVWALEAYGAAYTLQEILTVKSDDVVGRVKTYESIVKGSNVPEPGIPESFKVLIKELQSLGMDVKMLSADETEIDIRDIEEEETQSAEKLNLDGDPKDEIE